A stretch of DNA from Micromonospora sp. WMMD1155:
GTCGACGACCTCGACGGGGGTGTAGACGATGCCGAGCGCGTCGGCGGTCTTCGGCAGGGCGGTCTTGAAGAACTTGTCGTACAGCTCGACGATGACCCACTGGCGGCCCTCGTGGTTGTCGATGCCCTCGGCGCGCACCCGCACCGACTGATAGAACTCGTCGAGCTTCTTACTCTCGGCACCGATCCCCTGATCGTCGAGGATGTTGAGCATGCGCTGCATGGCCTTGGAGACCGGGTTGTGTTCGGCGAATCCGTAGTCCTTGAACAACGCGTCGAAGACCGGCTTGGTGACGATGTGCTGAGCCAGCATGTCGATGGCGTCGGTCTCGTTGACGCCGGGGTTGATGTTGAGGCGTAGCTCGCTGAGGAACTCCTCGAAGGCGCTGCGCTTCTCAGGTAGCGTCAGGGCGGCCTTGATCCGGGTGACGTGACGTTCGGCGATCTGGGCGATGTCGCGGGCCCAGTCCTCCCAGTACTGCCGCTGGCCGACCTTGTCGACGATGCGGGCGTAGATTGCCTCTCGCCAGTCGGTGACGGAGAAGAGTGCCTCCTGGACGTGCTTGGCGCTCTGGGCTTCCTTTGCCTTCGCGGCCTCGGCACTGTCGGCTGTGCTCGATCCGTCGCGGTCACCGATCGACTCGTCGTTCGGGCCGATGTTTCCGATGCCGATCTTGTTGTCGGGCTTGTTCTTGTTGAGCTCGATCTGGTTGACGGTGGCGTTGAAGCGGTCGTCGTGGGCGCGCAGCGCCTGCAGGACCTGCCACACCGTCTTGAAGCGCTGGTTGTCGGCGAGCGCCTTTTCCGGGGCCATGCCGGCGGGGATGGCGACCGGCAGGATGATGTAGCCGTAATTTTTGCCGGGAGCGAGGCGCATGACCCTCCCGACGGACTGGACGACGTCCACCACCGAGTTGCGGGGGTGGAGGAAGAGGACGGCGTCCAGGCTTGGTACGTCCACGCCCTCGGACAGGCAGCGGGCGTTGGACAGGATGCGGGCGTTGGCCGGGCCGGGGTCCTGCTTCAGCCAGTCGAGCAGCTTGTTGCGCCGCAGCGTGTTGAAGGTGCCGTCGACGTGCTCGACCTCGCAGCGCAGCACCTCGTCGTCGGCGTCGTCGTAGGCGTCGACCACCTCGGTGAAACGCTTGGCGATCGCCGTGGAGTCGGCGATGGAGCGGGCGAACGCTACGGCCCGTTTCATCGGTGCCTCGCCCTCGGTGAACCCGGAGCCGTCGGCGAACGTGCCGGTGCGCTTCGCCATCGCATTCCAGCAGCCGATGATCTTCGCAGCGTCGTCGAGCCTCAGCTCGGAGTCGCCGCCGGCGAGGCCTTGCTGCAGCGTCTTGGCGACCCTGCCCTCGTCCACGGTGAGGATGAGAACCTTGTAATCGGTGAGCAGACCCTGCTCGACGGCTTTTCCGAAGCCCAGCCGGTGGAATTCAGGGCCGTAGGTCGTCTCGTCGTCCATCGACGCCAGCAACGCGTCCGAGTTCCTCGCCTCGGACTTGGTGTCCTCGTTGTAGATCCGCGGGGTGGCGGTCATGTAGAGGCGGCGGTCGCCGCCGAGGTACGTGTCGTCGTGGACCCGGACGAACGAGGACTCGTCATGGCCGGCCAGCGTGACACCGGTTGTGCGGTGGGCTTCGTCGCACAGGATCAGGTCGAAGCGGGACAGCCCCTCGCGTTGAGCCGCCGCCACGGTTCCAATGGATTGGTAGGTGGAGAAGACCACGGTCAGCCCTGGCTCAGCCTCAACCCTGGCCATCTGTTCAATCAGGCGGTCGGGGTCGGTGGTGGCGGGCAGCGCCAGGTCGTAGGTGGCCATGTCGTTGTCGTCGCCGGTGGCGGCCCGCTGCTTGCCGACCTTGGTGTCCGAGCACACCGCGAACGCGCGCAGCGTCACCTCGGACTCGTATGACCATTCCCGGAGGCTTTGCGAGAGCAATGCGATGGAGGGAACCAGGAAGAGCACGGTGGTGTGCTCTGACTCTCCAGCGACCGCGCGCTCGCGCTGCAGCCGTTCGGCGATCTTCAGGCTGGTGAACGTCTTGCCGGTCCCGCACGCCATGATCAGCTTACCGCGATCGTGTGCGGCGAAGCGGGCGAAGACGTCGTCGATGGCCTCGCGCTGATGCTTGAGCGGTGACTTCTTGGCCCGAAGGGTCATTTCGACGCGGCGGTTGACGGTGGGCATGTGCCACTGCACGGGGCTTTGCGCGATCTCGTCGAGTCCGATCCGCGTGACAGGAACCTGCTGATCGGCTAGCGCTGCCTCAGCGTGGACGTTCCACTTGTCGGTCGTCGAGATGATCAGGCGGCGGGTGAAGCCACCCTTGCCGGAGGCGGTGAAGAAGGAGTCGATGTCCGCCTTCTCAACGGTGTGCTTCGGCTCGTAGAACTTGCACTGGATGGCGCAGTAGCCACCCGTCTCGCGGTCCTGCGCGACCAGGTCGATGCCGACATCCCGCTTGTCGTGCTCCGTTCCAGGCCAGTCGGCCCACATCCACACCCGGCTGAACTGCTCGGTCCACTGCGGGTCGGTGCTCAGGTACTGGAGCATCAACTCTTCGAAGCCGATACCACGATCACGATTACTCAACGAGTTTTCGCGGATCGCCTTGATGACGTCATGCACGGTCGTGGTCGTCGTCACTGCGCTTCGAGTCCCGTCACAGATGCCGGCAAGCCACCACTCGCCGGAGATGTCAGCCGGAGGTACGCGACTCTACCGTTACCGACCGCTCCTGTGGATTCCGCAGCTCCGACGGGCTCTTGGACAGCAGCCGACAGAAGCGGCATTCAGGCCCCGACGGTCAGGACGCGCAGGACTGTCTCCCCGGCGGGAAGCCGGCGCAGCCAGCCGGTCCGGCAAGGTCATAGGCGAGCTGGTAGGAGGCCGCGTTGAGGCAATGGCGAATCAGGGATCACCATTCTCGGTCATCCGCTGGCAGGGGCGGGCGGCCTTGCGGCAGCGGCGCGCCAGTCGGCGATCGTCTCGGTGACGTCGCCGAACAGCACGCCCGGCTGGATAGACATGCCGGGACTAACCAGCGTGTCGAGCAGCGTCGCTCCGGTGTGCGCGCCGATGACGGCGATCTCGACGACGCGCACCACTTCTTCTAGCGGGTGCCGGGACGCGCTGCCTTGCGCATGAGGGCGTTGATGGCCAACGCCCTCATGCGCGACACATCCCGCGCACCACCTTGGCGTTTTGGCCTCCCGAGGTACGTGGGGGCTCCGCCGTTCGAGCTGCTGTGACCAACGACCCCTACGTCCTCCTCACGCACGTGGGGGCACTCCGGCCAGCTGCCGGCACTGCAGTCGCTTCGGACCGCAGGAGAAGTGTCCAAGCTGGTCGCGGGTGGAGTTCACCAACAATCGACCCGAGTGAGCGGGCGCCGACGAGCGCTCACCGAGGACTGTAGGGGATGCCAGGCGACCATAGGGCGGGAGCGCCATGCTCCCAATCTGCTCCCAATGTAAGCCGCACATACGGCGAAGCCCGTTACCGATGACTCCGGTAACGGGCTTCTGACCTGCAGAAACTGAGAGTGGGCGATGCTGGTATCGAACCAGCGACCTCTTCGGTGTGAACGAAGCGCTCTCAAGCAAGCCGTTTCAGGAGCATCAGGCGAGCGCGTGCTGGGGTGCCTGTTCGTACCTGCAGCGGTTTGTGCCAGGGTGCGGGCGGGCTCATCGCGTTCTCCCCACCACCGCAGAGGTTGACGGGGTGCCAGGCCAGCACGGACAGGCTGATGTGCCGCTACGAGCAGCTCGGCACCAGTATGGTTGCCGACGTCATAGGGGCTGTCCCCACGGTTCGTCTTCGTGGGCCAGGTCGGCCGACGGATTCTAGGGCTTTAGAGGTCGTCGGGCCACCAGTGCGGATTAAGGCTCCTGCCGTGCCCGCGAGGGCAGGTTCCGTAGCCAGTGCTGGAGACTTTCCAGTGGTGGTAGCAGAACGGGGCGTCGCATTGACCGCAGAATCCGGCGTCGTCGTAGAAGCCTGC
This window harbors:
- a CDS encoding DEAD/DEAH box helicase, whose translation is MTTTTTVHDVIKAIRENSLSNRDRGIGFEELMLQYLSTDPQWTEQFSRVWMWADWPGTEHDKRDVGIDLVAQDRETGGYCAIQCKFYEPKHTVEKADIDSFFTASGKGGFTRRLIISTTDKWNVHAEAALADQQVPVTRIGLDEIAQSPVQWHMPTVNRRVEMTLRAKKSPLKHQREAIDDVFARFAAHDRGKLIMACGTGKTFTSLKIAERLQRERAVAGESEHTTVLFLVPSIALLSQSLREWSYESEVTLRAFAVCSDTKVGKQRAATGDDNDMATYDLALPATTDPDRLIEQMARVEAEPGLTVVFSTYQSIGTVAAAQREGLSRFDLILCDEAHRTTGVTLAGHDESSFVRVHDDTYLGGDRRLYMTATPRIYNEDTKSEARNSDALLASMDDETTYGPEFHRLGFGKAVEQGLLTDYKVLILTVDEGRVAKTLQQGLAGGDSELRLDDAAKIIGCWNAMAKRTGTFADGSGFTEGEAPMKRAVAFARSIADSTAIAKRFTEVVDAYDDADDEVLRCEVEHVDGTFNTLRRNKLLDWLKQDPGPANARILSNARCLSEGVDVPSLDAVLFLHPRNSVVDVVQSVGRVMRLAPGKNYGYIILPVAIPAGMAPEKALADNQRFKTVWQVLQALRAHDDRFNATVNQIELNKNKPDNKIGIGNIGPNDESIGDRDGSSTADSAEAAKAKEAQSAKHVQEALFSVTDWREAIYARIVDKVGQRQYWEDWARDIAQIAERHVTRIKAALTLPEKRSAFEEFLSELRLNINPGVNETDAIDMLAQHIVTKPVFDALFKDYGFAEHNPVSKAMQRMLNILDDQGIGAESKKLDEFYQSVRVRAEGIDNHEGRQWVIVELYDKFFKTALPKTADALGIVYTPVEVVDFIIRTSEQALNKHFGRSLSDEGVQIIDPFVGTGTFPVRLLQSGYIKPKDLLRKYMSELHANEIVLLAYYIAAINIEAAFHDLVGGDYRPFEGIVLTDTFQLAEGTAKLDGLDVLEGNSERAKKQQKQKLTVVVGNPPYSVGQDSQNDNNQNLKYEVLDGRIKQTYAALSTATNKNSLYDSYIRAIRWASDRIDDEGIVAFVSNGGYIDGNTADGLRKSLVAEFDTIYCYNLRGNQRTAGELSRREGGKIFGSGSRNTVAILILIKGGKEGARAGECKLHYRDIGEYLSREDKLRIVSSQSLETVEWTGLAPNAAGDWINQRDERFATFRLIGQKDKALRASSVFGTYSSGIKSGRDPWVYNFSERKLRDNIQLMVEFYNQQVNKFAEYRDASGMKNLTPAHVDAIIDLDARKISWNEADRGRIHKGDRYAFDPASVRAAIYRPFSKQWIYFNQRLNQRTYQLPTLFPTPEHKNLGFYNVGSGSAVPFSVLMTDALPDLHVTGAGSGGQFFPRYVYREIDTDGDLFTAFGQSARYERLDNITDSALNEYRKVHGDSKITKDDIFYYTYGLLHSPEYREQFAADLKKSLPRIPMVADFHGFAEGGRKLADLHIGYELAEPYPGIVETAAGDVSTTPLGQLYRVSKMKFARTKGVVDRSTILYNHRITLSNIPEEAYRYELGARSAIEWIIERYQVKTDKDSGIVNDPNDWADDPRYVVDLLKRIVTVSLETMKIVDGLPSMDILD